A region of Apus apus isolate bApuApu2 chromosome 14, bApuApu2.pri.cur, whole genome shotgun sequence DNA encodes the following proteins:
- the LOC127390748 gene encoding acyl-coenzyme A synthetase ACSM3, mitochondrial-like isoform X2, which yields MALAALHFLLKTPSAASLRAPLRRSLQLCSRCYPRHASLSYEAIKQQYRPEVPEYFNFARDVLDRWTEAEKEGKKSKNPALWWVDGAGEEVRWSFEELGVLSRKVANVLSDACSLQQGDRIILILPRVPEWWLVNVACMRTGTVLIPGTQQLTAKDILHRLQKSKAKCIVTDDSVAPAVDSVEAQCQSLKFKLLVSEGHREGWLNFKDLLKNAPSDHHCVTTKCQDPMAIYFTSGTTGSPKMTEHSHSSYGIGLTVSGRYWLDLTSSDVFWNTSDTGWAKSAWSSIFSPWIQGACAFVHKMPQFDPSIVFQTLSRFPITVFCSPPTAYRMFVQHKLSSYTFKSLRHCVSAGEPINPDVMEEWKAQTGLDIHEGYGQTETVLICGNFKGMKIKPGSMGKPSPGYDVKDDPEKTEATTRGDFYVTGDRGIMDEDGYFWFVGRADDVINSAGYRIGPFEVESALVEHPAVVESAVVSSPDPIRGEVVKAFVVLKSDYASHDPKELKKELQDHVKKVTAPYKYPRKMEFVKQLPKTVSGKIRRNELRQKEWKKD from the exons ATGGCCCTTGCTGCTCTGCATTTTTTACTGAAGACCCCAAGTGCTGCGTCCCTGCGGGCTCCCCTGAGAAGATCTCTCCAGCTGTGCAGCCGGTGCTACCCACGTCATGCCTCTTTGAGTTATGAAGCCATAAAACAACAGTACAGACCAGAGGTGCCAGAGTACTTCAACTTTGCAAGAGACGTGCTGGACAGGTGGACTGAGGCAGAAAAG gagggaaaaaagtctAAAAACCCTGCATTGTGGTGGGTAGATGGTGCTGGAGAAGAGGTGAGGTGGAGCTTTGAGGAGCTGGGAGTGCTGTCCAGGAAAGTGGCAAATGTTCTCTCTGATGCCTGCAGCCTGCAACAGGGAGACAGAATTATTCTGATTCTGCCCCGGGTCCCGGAGTGGTGGCTGGTGAATGTGGCTTGCATGAGAACAG GAACTGTTTTGATTCCTGGCACGCAGCAATTGACAGCAAAGGACATTCTTCATCGACTCCAGAAATCCAAGGCCAAGTGTATTGTCACTGATGATTCTGTGGCACCAGCTGTAGACTCAGTTGAGGCTCAATGCCAGTCTCTGAAATTCAAGTTGCTTGTGTCAGAGGGCCACAGAGAAGGATGGCTGAACTTTAAAGATCTCCTGAA aaatgctcCTTCTGATCACCACTGTGTCACCACAAAGTGTCAAGATCCAATGGCCATCTATTTTACCAGTGGGACTACAGGATCTCCAAAAATGACTGAGCATTCCCACAGCAGCTATGGTATTGGCCTTACAGTAAGTGGAAG GTATTGGCTGGACTTGACTTCCTCAGATGTATTTTGGAATACATCAGACACAGGCTGGGCAAAGTCAGCTTGGAGCAGCATTTTTTCACCATGGATTCAAGGGGCGTGTGCATTTGTACATAAGATGCCACAGTTTGACCCAAGCATTGTCTTCCAG ACTCTGTCAAGATTTCCCATAACCGTCTTCTGTTCTCCTCCAACTGCTTATCGAATGTTTGTGCAACATAAACTGTCCAG CTACACCTTCAAAAGCCTGCGGCACTGTGTGAGTGCTGGGGAGCCCATCAACCCTGATGTGATGGAAGAATGGAAAGCACAGACTGGGCTGGATATTCATGAAGGCTATGGACAGACAGAAACA GTGCTGATCTGTGGAAATTTTAAGGGAATGAAAATCAAACCTGGCTCTATGGGAAAGCCATCTCCAGGGTATGATGTCAAG GATGATCCAGAGAAAACAGAGGCAACAACACGTGGGGACTTCTATGTCACTGGAGACAGGGGGATTATGGATGAGGATGGATACTTCTGGTTTGTTGGAAGAGCTGATGATGTCATTAATTCTGCTGG ATACCGCATTGGACCATTTGAAGTAGAAAGTGCCCTAGTGGAGCATCCTGCAGTGGTAGAGTCAGCAGTTGTCAGCAGCCCAGACCCCATCAGAGGAGAG GTAGTGAAAGCCTTTGTTGTGTTAAAATCTGACTATGCTTCACATGACCCAAAAGAATTGAAGAAAGAGCTACAAGATCATGTTAAGAAAGTAACTGCTCCATACAAGTATCCTAGGAAG ATGGAGTTTGTTAAACAGTTGCCAAAAACTGTTAGTGGGAAGATCAGAAGGAATGAACTGCGCCAGAAGGAGTGGAAAAAAGATTAG
- the THUMPD1 gene encoding THUMP domain-containing protein 1, giving the protein MAPARKRRPKGLLAAGRAKRPRGGGRQLEAGMRGILITCNMNERKCVGEAYSLLGEYGDLLYGPEQFSDHEERLSGSSSEEDEDDVEAALKKEVGQIRASTEQKLRRFQSVESGANNVVFIRTQGIDPENLVHHILQDMHATKKKKTRVILRMLPVSGTCKAFLEDMKKFTETFFEPWFKAPNKGTFQIVYKARNNSHMSREEVIKELAGIVDILNPENKVDLNNPQYTIVVEIIKNICCLSVVRDYVLFRKYNLQEVVKSSKEDTRQNPSSLTEEQNSRVVKSETEEEKSSQEVKQEDKNQGETEAEPQGNDALTV; this is encoded by the exons aTGGCTCCGGCGCGGAAGCGGCGGCCCAAGGGGCTCCTGGCGGCGGGACGGGCCAagcggccccgcggcggcgggcggcAGCTGGAGGCCGGCATGCGCGGCATCCTCATCACCTGCAACATGAACGAGCGCAAGTGCGTGGGGGAGGCCTACAGCCTCCTCGGCGAGTACGGGGACCTGCTGTACGGGCCCGAGCAG TTTTCAGATCACGAGGAGCGGCTGTCTGGAAGCTCGAGtgaggaggatgaggatgatGTCGAGGCTGCCCTGAAGAAGGAGGTTGGCCAGATCCGCGCGTCGACGGAGCAGAAGCTGCGGCGGTTCCAGTCGGTGGAGAGTGGTGCCAACAACGTGGTCTTCATCAGAACCCAGGGCATAG ACCCTGAGAACCTGGTGCACCATATATTACAGGATATGCACGCcactaaaaagaagaaaacaagagtaATTCTGCGCATGCTGCCTGTCTCTGGAACCTGCAAGGCATTTTTGGAGGATAtgaaaaaattcacagaaacattttttgagCCTTGGTTTAAAGCCCCAAATAAGGGTACTTTTCAGATTGTTTACAAAGCTCGTAATAACAGTCATATGAGTAGGGAAGAAGTAATTAAGGAATTGGCAG GAATTGTGGACATCCTCAATCCAGAAAACAAAGTCGATCTTAATAACCCCCAATATACAATTGTggtggaaataataaaaaacatctgTTGCTTGAGTGTGGTGAGAGACTATGTGCTGTTCAGAAAATACAATCTACAGGAGGTGGTGAAGAGCAGTAAAGAAGACACACGACAAAACCCATCAAGTCTGACAGAAGAACAGAACTCGAGAGTAGTAAAATCAGAaactgaagaggagaagagctCCCAAGAAGTTAAACAAGAGGACAAGAATCAAGGTGAAACAGAAGCTGAGCCCCAGGGGAATGATGCCCTGACAGTGTAG
- the LOC127390748 gene encoding acyl-coenzyme A synthetase ACSM3, mitochondrial-like isoform X1: MALAALHFLLKTPSAASLRAPLRRSLQLCSRCYPRHASLSYEAIKQQYRPEVPEYFNFARDVLDRWTEAEKEGKKSKNPALWWVDGAGEEVRWSFEELGVLSRKVANVLSDACSLQQGDRIILILPRVPEWWLVNVACMRTGTVLIPGTQQLTAKDILHRLQKSKAKCIVTDDSVAPAVDSVEAQCQSLKFKLLVSEGHREGWLNFKDLLKNAPSDHHCVTTKCQDPMAIYFTSGTTGSPKMTEHSHSSYGIGLTVSGRYWLDLTSSDVFWNTSDTGWAKSAWSSIFSPWIQGACAFVHKMPQFDPSIVFQTLSRFPITVFCSPPTAYRMFVQHKLSSYTFKSLRHCVSAGEPINPDVMEEWKAQTGLDIHEGYGQTETVLICGNFKGMKIKPGSMGKPSPGYDVKIIDENSNILPPGKEGDIAIRVKPTRSLFLFTCYADDPEKTEATTRGDFYVTGDRGIMDEDGYFWFVGRADDVINSAGYRIGPFEVESALVEHPAVVESAVVSSPDPIRGEVVKAFVVLKSDYASHDPKELKKELQDHVKKVTAPYKYPRKMEFVKQLPKTVSGKIRRNELRQKEWKKD; the protein is encoded by the exons ATGGCCCTTGCTGCTCTGCATTTTTTACTGAAGACCCCAAGTGCTGCGTCCCTGCGGGCTCCCCTGAGAAGATCTCTCCAGCTGTGCAGCCGGTGCTACCCACGTCATGCCTCTTTGAGTTATGAAGCCATAAAACAACAGTACAGACCAGAGGTGCCAGAGTACTTCAACTTTGCAAGAGACGTGCTGGACAGGTGGACTGAGGCAGAAAAG gagggaaaaaagtctAAAAACCCTGCATTGTGGTGGGTAGATGGTGCTGGAGAAGAGGTGAGGTGGAGCTTTGAGGAGCTGGGAGTGCTGTCCAGGAAAGTGGCAAATGTTCTCTCTGATGCCTGCAGCCTGCAACAGGGAGACAGAATTATTCTGATTCTGCCCCGGGTCCCGGAGTGGTGGCTGGTGAATGTGGCTTGCATGAGAACAG GAACTGTTTTGATTCCTGGCACGCAGCAATTGACAGCAAAGGACATTCTTCATCGACTCCAGAAATCCAAGGCCAAGTGTATTGTCACTGATGATTCTGTGGCACCAGCTGTAGACTCAGTTGAGGCTCAATGCCAGTCTCTGAAATTCAAGTTGCTTGTGTCAGAGGGCCACAGAGAAGGATGGCTGAACTTTAAAGATCTCCTGAA aaatgctcCTTCTGATCACCACTGTGTCACCACAAAGTGTCAAGATCCAATGGCCATCTATTTTACCAGTGGGACTACAGGATCTCCAAAAATGACTGAGCATTCCCACAGCAGCTATGGTATTGGCCTTACAGTAAGTGGAAG GTATTGGCTGGACTTGACTTCCTCAGATGTATTTTGGAATACATCAGACACAGGCTGGGCAAAGTCAGCTTGGAGCAGCATTTTTTCACCATGGATTCAAGGGGCGTGTGCATTTGTACATAAGATGCCACAGTTTGACCCAAGCATTGTCTTCCAG ACTCTGTCAAGATTTCCCATAACCGTCTTCTGTTCTCCTCCAACTGCTTATCGAATGTTTGTGCAACATAAACTGTCCAG CTACACCTTCAAAAGCCTGCGGCACTGTGTGAGTGCTGGGGAGCCCATCAACCCTGATGTGATGGAAGAATGGAAAGCACAGACTGGGCTGGATATTCATGAAGGCTATGGACAGACAGAAACA GTGCTGATCTGTGGAAATTTTAAGGGAATGAAAATCAAACCTGGCTCTATGGGAAAGCCATCTCCAGGGTATGATGTCAAG attataGATGAAAACAGTAATATTCTGCCTCCTGGAAAGGAAGGAGATATTGCCATCAGAGTAAAACCTACAAGatcacttttccttttcacttgcTATGCT GATGATCCAGAGAAAACAGAGGCAACAACACGTGGGGACTTCTATGTCACTGGAGACAGGGGGATTATGGATGAGGATGGATACTTCTGGTTTGTTGGAAGAGCTGATGATGTCATTAATTCTGCTGG ATACCGCATTGGACCATTTGAAGTAGAAAGTGCCCTAGTGGAGCATCCTGCAGTGGTAGAGTCAGCAGTTGTCAGCAGCCCAGACCCCATCAGAGGAGAG GTAGTGAAAGCCTTTGTTGTGTTAAAATCTGACTATGCTTCACATGACCCAAAAGAATTGAAGAAAGAGCTACAAGATCATGTTAAGAAAGTAACTGCTCCATACAAGTATCCTAGGAAG ATGGAGTTTGTTAAACAGTTGCCAAAAACTGTTAGTGGGAAGATCAGAAGGAATGAACTGCGCCAGAAGGAGTGGAAAAAAGATTAG